GACCGGGACACGGGACACGGGACACCCCGAAGCCGGCGAgcgcctccctccctcctgccctccctcaGGTCTGAGGCAAGCCCCCGCGGCGAGGCCGGCCCCCGCCCAGCCCCGACGCTAGGCCGCGGAGACCCCAGCCGGGCCCGGGGACCCTGCGGCCCCTCCGCCGCCCGTGAGGTggcggggcagggccgggcctGTGCGGCCGGCGGCGGCGCCTGAGGTGTCCGGCGCCCATTCGCCAGCATtgcggcgggcggggcggggggacgGGCGGGCTCCGCGCCAACCTTCCCCGCCCCCGGGAAGGAGCGGGGCGGGACTCGCCTCTCGGCGTCCCCGGGATGAAACAGCTGCCTCGGCCCCGCGGCGGCCCTTTAAATAGcagctgccgccgccgccgccgcgccgctcgCAGCGGATCGTTGTGCTGAGCTCGCCCAGCATCCTCACCGCAGTTCCAGCCCGATCCGCGGTGGCGCGGCACCCCCGCGCCCGCCCACAGTAAGTCCCTGGGCTGCAGCCTCAGTGCCGCCCGCGGGTCCAGGCTCTGCCTTCACCGGGGGCTCCCGGGGTGCTGGCGTCCTttcccgcccgccgccgccgccccctcCGCGCCGCGCCGGGTTGCGGCCGGCAGGAACCTTTCGCTGGGCTCCCGAGGCGGAGCCGGAGGCGGCCGGCCCCGGCCCGAGCCGCCTGGGAGGGGAGTGGGATCGGCTGCTGCCCGTTCCCTCCACCAAGGAGGAGGCCGGAGCTGCGGTCTCCGCGCTGGTGGCGCCTCTCCCAGCTGAGGGGCTCCGGGGACGGACCGGGAGCTAGGCCCGGTCCGGGGGTCCTGGCTTGGCGCGGCTCTGCCCGCAGTGGGGCTGCGCCGGTGCCGCACGCTGCGGCCTCGGCTTGTGCCTGGGACTATCGCGGCATCGGCAACTCCCCGGCCCGAGGGGCGGTATTTGTGCTGGTAGGCTTCACAGCGACCGCAGGAAACGCTTCCTCAACGGTCTGTGTGTGCCAGCGCCCCTGCAGCGGGGCAGGCTCCGAAGCCTTCCCGGGTGGGAGAGAGTAACTGCAGCTCGTGTCAAGAGATCAGCCGCGAGGAAGCGTTTCCCCCTGTGCCAGCACAATAAAATCGCCCATCATTAATTATCTATTACTTCCTTGAATTTTTGGCAAGTATTTTCAAATCCtgattctcttttttcccccctcctcttaATAAAGCAATCATGTTTGACATTAAGAAGATTTGCTGCATTGGGGCTGGCTATGTTGGTGGCCCAACCTGTAGTGTGATTGCACAGATGTGCCCCAACATCAAAGTTACTGTTGTGGATGTCAATGAGGCCAGAATCAATGCCTGGAATTCGGATACGCTCCCCATCTATGAGGTAAACTTCTCTCACTGTTCTCTCTTCTTCCAGCCAGTGTTGCATTGGCTTCCCTCCTCGCACCACATGGCATTTCCACATGGCCCACCTCTGAAGCTTTTTAAGTATAGCACAGTGATGTCCTTCAAAACGACTATTCTGGAACATTTGCTTGTTGCTACTGCTCATTAAATCAGATTTTGAAAATATCTTAGTATGTCTGGTGCAGGCAGgtatttaaggaaaatatatGAGGAGCCTACTAAGGAAAAATGTGTATACAGTGAATTGTGCTAAATCACACTGACTTTCTTTCAGAACCCAGTTTAGTCATAGCCTAGTTCTCTTACTTAGAGATGTTATTTGCTGTGTTGTAGCACTATATGAATGTGTGATGCTGAGTGGTGAGCTTATTCCTATTCTGAATACTGCCAAAAGCCAATTGGTGCTGCCCATCTTAACCCAATTATAAGAAGGGAACAGTCATGTTCCTGATTCACTTGTGCCATAAAACCTCCCATCTGGTCCTGGAAGACTAGGCCAGGTAAAGATTACTTTAAGTGTATCACAGTGTCACTTCTTTGTTACGGAATTACTTCAATCTGAGAATatataaagcatttaaaatagattttttcttcttcagaactTGTTTGTTCACTCCTTTTCACACTTAAAGAATAggtctctttcttttctttccttaaatctTTCATGAGATGCATGAAAGATTTAATTTTATACATTTGAGCTCTTTTCTTTAACAGGAGGGAAAACTTACCTTCACTTGGCTCCAAAAGACAAGGCGTGTTGCCTTGTactcagtttctcttttcctataAGTCTTTTGATTCCCATCTGTGCTGTAACTATTgcagtttttctctcttcaaacAAAACCTATACTGTGACTCTTTAAGTGAAGATGAATAGGCCTCCTTTGTCATACatattcaaaaggaaaatgtgtatAATGCTCAGATTAGCAGGTGAGACATCAGTAAAGATCATGAAAGCAAGTacattgttttctgtaaatacTTAGACAGAATGAGTTAAAGTAGAGCTAGTCTtggcatgttaaaaaaaaaaaaaagccaacaagaaAAACCCACCTCACAACATCTGCTTCCTGGAATAGTGTCCTTTGCTTACAAAGAATGTACAAAAACTGCCAAGAATTAGTTCAGGCAGTTACAAAATTGAGTCATTGCACAGTGAGGTTTTTGTGTCTTTttgtatggtttttttttttaatttccagtgtTAGAAGTTGTCTAATGGACTGCCTTTCTATTTACGTCCCAGTAAGACAATGGTTGTTACAACCCATCAAATGTTACGTGTTACTCTGCCTGTGCTgacctttgttttccttttaggtAGGCATTTGATATAAAGTGAGACAGCAAAAATTACTTGCACAAGaaagcttctgctttgtttttctcttcccactgaACTTTTGCCTTTCTGGCAGTTGCTCAGATCTCTCATGTCATGATAAGCTACTCTCAAGGTGGAGATTTGATTGCCGTGTTACAGTATATGActtcatttttcaaacaaaactaAAGGCTTCTTTTATCTATGACAACTATATCTTTGTTAAATAATGTTGTAGACCATTCTAACACAGAGGATTGATCATGTACACATGAACTCTTGCTCCTCTTGACTGAGTGGAGGCCTTAAGAGAAGGCGAATTGTTATAGTACAGTATGTGTCACTGCAAAGAATCTCATCCAATGGTACCTGTGATTCTTCCACACTGCAGGTGTGGTGCCATGATAAGTTCAATTTGGTTCAAAGATGTGTGGCTGCCAGAAGGAGTGGTCTTCATTTCCTGTGTGTCTCCACTCCCTTTCTTTCACTGGATCTGGGCTTGCTAATTTGGTGGCAGAcctctttgtgggtttttgcaTTAAATCAGTTTTAGATCTGATGTTGGGGAGATCATGGAATGTGTAgctgagagaaaaggagagttGGAACCACCGATTTTCTTTGCAGCctaaagaatattttaagaCTTCTTGAGTTTAATCATTACCGGTATTTCTTTAATTGCTGCTCATGCTAATAGAATTGAGCATGGGAATAACTGGAGTCTAAAATCTAGTTGTGCAAGTAAAAATTCAGTGTGATTGAAAGCTTTTCAAGACAGCTTTTGAGTATTTTGAATAAGAAAggggtttatttatttcactATGCAAATCTACAGAAACTTTACTTCACATCTGGCAGACTGAAAATGTGCCATACTGAGGGGAAGTAGAAAGTCCTTCTGTATCTGAAATGTCAGTTTGGGCATGTCGTTTACTGTTCTTCTAACTGCATTAATCTtgactgccttttttttttccagccaggGTTAAAAGAAGTGGTAGAATCCTGTCGAGGAAGAAACCTCTTCTTTTCCACCAGTATTGATGATGCCATTAGAGAAGCTGatcttgtatttatttctgtaagttGAGGGGGAGAAGGTGGTTGTGTGTGGtgtgtttgtcttttttgttgggcgattgttttttttgtttgtttttctcttatcAAATCATTGTTTCTCTTACATTAGGAAGAAGCCTTTTTCTGTCATATAGATTCAGTTAGAAATGTATTGTGTTGCAGTTTTCTCCTTGTCTTTTTGGGTACTGTGGAAAAAGTGTTAAGtaagcttattttctttttgtgtttcttaTAGCCAGTAGAACATTTGACAAAGAAACAGGCtctaaatcaaaatgaaaatgttgatAAATAGTTTGGTTAGATGTCTGGGGTCTTAGGGTAGAATATAGTGTGTATCATTGCAGTGTACTACTGAAATCTGTGGGACTTTAGTAATGATATGGTTCCTAGGCAGGGATGCAAAGTCATCCTGATTATTTGGTTACAAAGATAACTTATTTctagaagctttaaaaaaaaaaaaggggggggggctGGCTTTAGTATTTTCTATCTTTAGTATTTCTAACCTGTTGATACCACTTAGAGGTATCCAGTCAAACATAAATAGTGTGATGTTTTGTAATCTAGACAGCTGTTCCTAATGCAGAATGCAAAAGGACTGCTTGCTATTCATCTTGGTAGGCCACAGttcatttttttgttacttCACTCATGTTTTCTTGAGAGCTCCTCTTTGTTAGGGCACCTCAGTACAGAGCTCTTTCTGACAGTAATTTTCTCCATTCATTAAGTCTAAAATGAATGCTACTTTTCTGGAGGATTGCCACTAATACAGCCCATATATTGCCACCTGTCCTTGGCTTAAAACATGCTGTTGATTTTTGCATGTTGTTGCCACTTCTTTCAGCTTGTAATAAAAAGGACCCTCTGTCTTAATTTAAGTGACGTGTTTTCCCTCATGTTGCCTTTTCTGTTTACTTCAGTATAGCAattttcagcagctctgcacttAGTTTAAACCTACTTAGCACTGAAATCTGTAACTCTACTTCACTAGCTTCATGATTGTGTATCATGCTCCTAACATGggacaagaaacaaaaagtggCTGGCACTAATCATGAAAAAATTGCTGGTGTTTCTAGAATAAGCTTCACTGCAGCCTATGAAGCTTCTATGAATTGCTCTTGTTTAAGCTCTATTTGAATAGAGGCCACTGAGCTTGCTTTACGTGACAAAATGGGTGATGGAGAAAGCCAGTAGCTGTTCATCTGGAGAAAGATTATGGGCTAGAAGCAAGCTGGACTCTGGGAAGGAAAATGTCTGTCTCATTTTAACAATTGCACCTATTGTGTAAAATTTCTTCCCCCTCCATGTATTTGTAACTAGGTTAACACTCCAACAAAGACCTATGGGATGGGAAAAGGACGAGCAGCTGATCTGAAATACATTGAAGCTTGTGCTAGACGAATTGTACAAAATTCAAATGGCTATAAAATTGTCACTGAGAAAAGCACAGTTCCAGTACGTGCTGCGGAGAGCATTCGTAGAATATTTGATGCTAATACTAAGCCTAACTTAGATTTGCAGGTAAGTGTAATCTTGGAGTTGTATATTTAAAGGCTGGTTGTTTCTTTTGGCTGTTACCTGTTGTTCTTTCTGTGCTCTAGGTGCTGTCTAACCCAGAGTTCCTTGCAGAAGGAACAGCCATCAAGGACCTGAAGAATCCAGATAGAGTGCTTATCGGTGGAGATGATTCTCCAGAGGGACAGAAAGCTGTCCGTGCTCTTTGTGCTGTTTATGAGCACTGGGTGCCCAAAGAAAAAATCCTCACAACCAATACGTGGTCATCAGAACTTTCTAAACTGGTTAGTGTTACTCACCACTGCTGTCTGCAATGAGCAATGGGTGTAAGGGAGACAAAGAAGACTCAGAGTGAGACTTAGAAGTTCACTGATGCTGAGTGGTGCAGCTAGGAAAGACAAACATAGTTGGGAGGACCCAGTATGTATGTCAAAGGATATTCATCTTTTCCAGTTATTTCAGCTGAGCTAACAGATGATATAAACTTTCCCTGAAATCCTTTCCTCACTTTTATTGCTGTGTTATTTATTACTAAGCGTAAACTTCCAGTGCTCTGGAAACGGGTTACCATCATGAAACAGTTAGAACTCTGCAAGTTAAAAACTACATTATTTTGCTTGGGTGCCATTAACTGGCATTTATGTATCAAAGTGCTTATGTTACCATTTTTGTATCTCAGCAGAGTTACAGACTTCAAGTAATCCTTCAAGTAGTAACTCAGGTCTGTGGGCATCTTGATTTCTGGAAAAATGTAAGTTCTCCTTGTTATGTGTTTTATCTACAGGCAGCTAATGCCTTCCTTGCCCAAAGAATCAGCAGCATTAACTCGATCAGTGCTCTGTGTGAAGCAACAGGAGCAGATGTTGAAGAAGTAGCAAGAGCTATTGGAACAGACCAAAGAATTGGAAATAAGTTTCTCAAAGCCAGTGTTGGTAAATGAAAAATctgggggttgggttttttttctttctggactTCTGTTTAATAGTGCAATAAGTCTACTAGAAGTGTTTTGAAGTAAGTGATCTGATGCTCTAAAATCTTCTACAGCATAAGAGTATGAAACTATTGCTGCAGAGTACTAGCATAAATCACTTTGGTTTTCTGCTAGTATGTCTAGGACTGAGGTTGCTCTAGAAGCTGGCAATCTGAAAGTTGAGAGTTCAGAGTATATGGTTTATCCTGCCTGAGactctggaaagaaaagccacaaCTTTATCTTCTGAAGCATCACTGATGATAGTGCTCtccaaaatgttttcctgattGTAACTGCTGCAGTCTTGTTCAGGGGTTGATGCCAGTGGCCTGAGGAAGGGGATGCCTCTAGGTCAGAGTGTGTGATGGCAACTTCTAATTTGTAGAATGAATTCAGTTGTTCAGATATACTAGAGGGTAAGATGTGATAAAGTTGTGATACATCAAACTTCCAAACTTACAGAATAAGACTAAAGCATATCTATATGGCTACAGTCTTCATGTTAAAAAGAATGTATGACTTTAACCTTATTAAATATAACCTCTCCTAGAGCCTATGCAAGAGTGAAAAGCAGATAGCAAAAACATTACCAAAATTCCTATTGGGttattataatttcttttacaaCATGTTGCTTCTGGGACTCTGCTGAGCAAAGTTAGGGGTCAAAGATCCCACTGTTAATTGTCTTAGTTCTCCCCTGGCTATGGTGATCTTTGGTTCTTGGCAGTGATTAGCTATCCATTTGGTGATGAGGGAGGAAGGAACTCTGATTAACATACTTGTTCTGAGAAATGTTAATCTAAATCTCTAGGTAGAGGGAGAGCAAAAATTTAGGAGCCTTGTCTACCCACTTGTAATAACAAAAAATCTAGGGGCTACCATATGTTTTCATGAGACTGGGTTAAAACTTCCATTGACCTCAGTGGGACCTGAAGCAGATTTTAAGGCTTCTGTAACTGACTACTTAAGTCTGAGAGCTGGATTTTGAGAGATTCATAACATTTCTTTTGCTAGAAGCAAAATACTTGGGGGGGACGACACATAATGCTGACTGTGCCTGACTGCAAAAAACATTACTTGATTCCAGTGGCTGGTTTACAGTAGTACCTTAGCCACCTGTCAAATaaccattttctctttcagggtTTGGAGGTAGCTGTTTTCAGAAGGATGTCTTGAATTTAGTGTACCTCTGTGAGGCACTGAACTTACCTGAAGTAGCCCGCTACTGGCAACAGGTACAAGTTCTTCACCAGTTTTTTGAGGGAGTTGTATTTCTTACGCTTTCAGGTATCAGGCATTGAGCTTTTGAGCATTGTTCACGTGTAATCTGCGCTTCAGCTTTAAGGAATAGATATTGATCATCTCTACATTTTAGGGCCCTCAGCCTAACACTGGCATTTGATACTTGTTTGtgcttagggtttttttggtgaatTAAATTGTCTGGATCAAATGGATTGGGAAGTTGTCTAGAAGTAGCAGTAGAAAATGTGAACCACAAGTATGTCTGGAGTCCAGTATTCCCCTTGTGCTTGGTTATCTCCATCTACTTTGAATTCAaagcttctcttttttcctcaggGTCTACTTTTACAATGCCTTTTCTGAAACAACTTGGCAGCACTTTTAAACTTGGCAGTAATTTATAAATGAACAtggttgctgctgctccctggttAATGTTAAGGATGGTTGGGAAGATGGGCATGGCCTCAGGCTTGGCACCAATGCAGCAGTTCCAGGATGACCAGCCTGTACTATCAAGTGCTTCCCTACTAACTGGTGAAAGGACCTCACCCCTCTCCCCAGTACTGACTGAGGAGGCAGCTTTAACTTGTGTGGCATGGTCAAAAGAACagctttggtttattttcctgattttagGCTATGGTGATTAAGGCATTAAGGCTGCCTAGCAGATGCCCCCGAAATATCCAGCACATGATTTGCCTACCTTATtagcagcttttttctttttttttttttttaatactcctTTTGGTTagctttccctccccccccccccccccccccctttctccatCCCAGTCTGGTGTCAAATAAATAACCTGCCAATATTAATTACTACTTCATCTTTGGTCAGTTGTGCCACATCCATGCTTAAATCCAGTATTTCTTACACTGTTACCTGGGTCATCATGGCCATGTGGTACTGTTGAAGGGGTTACTTAAGCTCTGTTGGCTTTGCAACAGAATGTCTTTAATACACCCTTCCAATTGTCTGAAGCTTGGTTTGATCTCGCTCATAATTTCCCTTAACTGCTTGTAGAACTCTGCCATCAGAGTGCTGTCTGTGACTTGTCAGCTTCTTGCATTATCTGTGATGTAGAAAGCCACTGGGCATCCTGTTCAGATAGTTTGACCTCCAGCCAGGGGCTAGTCAGCAGTCTAGTTACTTGCTTGCAACAATTAATTCTTACATGAATTGCTTGGAACAAGAAAGACATGTTGTTTTACGCTGTCTGCCTCTAAAGAGGTACAGATTTACGTCTTAAAAACGTACCTCATTAAGACATCTAGTCTATGGGGGAGAGGCTTGCAATCCCATCAGGAAAGAGGCTAACATACTGCATGGACCTTGTGTGGATTAAAAAGGCtaaaaacattttcacagtTGCTATGTATGACAAATAAGTGTACGTCTGGCAATGGGATATCTATGTGACACCGAGTACTCTTAACACTGAAAttgctttctgtgattctgcctAGAACACAGTAAGGTATAGATTTAAAAACCAAGCAGTCTGAAAAAATGCTAGCCTTTGCACTACATTATGCACACATGCTATCATGCATTAGCATATGTAGTCACTGATTAAAATAGGATTTGATAAGTAATCCAAAGATAAATCTACAGTTAATTTATGACACAGCATAAACATTTAGCTTTCTCTTTTAAGCCTGTATTAAACTTGTGTAGGTAGCTTGGCTTGATTGTTAATAGAATCTGTTTGTAGTTTGAAATTGCTTCCTTCTGTACTATCATGTTTGATGTAATTTCAGGTAATAGACATGAATGACTATCAGAGAAGAAGATTTGCTTCCCGCATCATTGACAGTTTGTTTAATACTGTTGCTGATAAGAAGATAGCTATTTTAGGGTTTGCATTCAAAAAGGATACTGGGGACACAAGGTAAGAAAGCAAATTCTGTTCATTAATGTGGATTCCCTCCACTTGTCACCAGCTACGCAGTTAAACCCCCCAGCTGAATTGCATTAATAAAGCCAGATCAGATATGGGACCCTTAAACTGTTGTGACTGAGTTGATTTGTAACAAGTATTAGTCTTTCTCAGCTGGGTGAGACAATTGATTCTTGACCTCTACAGCATACTTGAATGGCTCAGATTCTAGAGCAGATCACTCTAGTCCTTATTAACCTGTGTAAGcagagagagatttttttttttttgacagagcCCTTCcattctccacagaaaagaatgcaaatgttTTCTCAAATGGTTCAAAATTACCATATGAAGCCGaagtttcagctttgtttcCCAAAGGTGgttacttctgttttcctgcaaagCTCAAACTTGATACAACTGTCCAGCTGCAGTTTGTGGGGAATGCTTACAAGCTAGAGGCCTTGTTAATTATGGTCAAAAGATGTCCTGAGGCTTAGTAACTCTGTGGCATGATTCAGCAAGACAGATGTAAGCTTGTTTTTTTGTATTAATCTTCTTGATGTCCCTCAAGACATCTAATTTACTGCTGGCATGGATTACCACTATGATTTTTAGTATAAACCTGGTATAAAAGCTCTGGCATTGCATAACATATCATGACATTTGAAGACTTTTAATTGCTTACAACATGCCACCTGGTTCTTTAATTGATTGATTCGCTTCCCTAGGGAGTCATCCAGTATCTATATTAGCAAGTATTTAATGGATGAAGGAGCAAAACTCCATATCTATGATCCTAAAGTACCTAAGGACCAAATAATCTTGGATCTCTCACATCTGGGTGTCTCAGAAGATAACCAAGGTAAGAATGCTCAtgtaaagtttattttcttccttcccttcccaccctACTCTCAAAACACACAAGTTGGTTTAAATACTGTAAATTTATCTTCAGGTTTTCACCATGATGATGGTGTGCTGTTGGTTACACTTACTAAAGATTGTTATAGGTCAGAGGATTACTGTAACTCTTCCTCAAGTAATCATCTATGACTAGAAACTTCTTGGAAAATctctagaaattaatttttgttccattttcatATTGGAGAGGGGGAGAATGGAGATGATGAATGGGGGGAGAAGGATGGATCAGATGTGAAGAGAATGGTGGAAAATGAGCTGTGATGGAGTGAAGGGTATTATGTTTTTTGACATGCCTTTGAGTTAGAGGGGGAGCTGCTGAGGCAGTCAGGATGAAGGCAGCTGCTAGTGAGCCATGTGTATCTTTTGTTGTGTGAATGGGGTTAAATACAAACTGTGATGTGCTGTGTTGTAGAGGCAGTGACCTTTGTGAGAGTTGGTATGTGAACACTCCATAGTAACTTCTAATTCTAGAGATGCTCTTGACTGTTTAAATCAAATTTGAATGCTTAACTTCAACACTTAAGGGCTCTGACTCTGTTTGGATGCTGGGTGCAAGCTGTTTTCACTCAAGTAAGTGAAATCA
The sequence above is a segment of the Lathamus discolor isolate bLatDis1 chromosome 1, bLatDis1.hap1, whole genome shotgun sequence genome. Coding sequences within it:
- the UGDH gene encoding UDP-glucose 6-dehydrogenase, giving the protein MFDIKKICCIGAGYVGGPTCSVIAQMCPNIKVTVVDVNEARINAWNSDTLPIYEPGLKEVVESCRGRNLFFSTSIDDAIREADLVFISVNTPTKTYGMGKGRAADLKYIEACARRIVQNSNGYKIVTEKSTVPVRAAESIRRIFDANTKPNLDLQVLSNPEFLAEGTAIKDLKNPDRVLIGGDDSPEGQKAVRALCAVYEHWVPKEKILTTNTWSSELSKLAANAFLAQRISSINSISALCEATGADVEEVARAIGTDQRIGNKFLKASVGFGGSCFQKDVLNLVYLCEALNLPEVARYWQQVIDMNDYQRRRFASRIIDSLFNTVADKKIAILGFAFKKDTGDTRESSSIYISKYLMDEGAKLHIYDPKVPKDQIILDLSHLGVSEDNQVSRLVTISKDPYEACDGAHALVICTEWDMFKELDYERIHKKMLKPAFIFDGRRLLDDLHNELQVIGFQIETIGKKVSAKRIPFASSCEIPKFSLQDPPVKKPRV